Genomic segment of Deinococcus roseus:
GTGTACCGCAAGCTCAGCAGCGAAACCAATTACACCCTGGTGACCCAGACCCCCCTGGACAAAACGGCAACTGGATTCACCGTCAGTGGTCTGACTGCAGGCAGCACCTACAACTTCAAAGTGGTGGCCGTCAACAGTGCAGGAACCGAATCCAGCGGAATCACCGCTTCTGGTGTGCCGCTGCAACAGGCTGCCCGCACCGATTTCCGTGAAGAGTCCATCTACTTTGTGATGACCACCCGCTTCAACGATGGAGACACCTCCAACAACGTTGCCTGTTGGGACGATGGCACCGCTGGGAACGTGGGAGATCCCTGCTGGAGGGGGGATTTCAAGGGCCTGATCGACAAGCTGGATTACATCAAGGCGCTGGGCTTCTCTGCCATCTGGATCACCCCGGTGGTCAAGAACATTTCCGGTTATGACTACCACGGCTACCATGCCAGCAACTTCAAGGAAGTGGACCCCCGCTACCTGTCTCAGGGGATCAGCTACCAGACCCTGATTGACGCTGTGCATGCCAAGGGCATGAAAATTGTGCAAGACGTGGTCTTCAACCACACCGGGAACTTCGGGGAGGAGAACCTCTATCCGCTGTTCAAGAAAGACCCCACCAAAGCCGACACTGCTGCCAACCTGCTGAACATTGCGCCTGTGGGTCTGCTGCCCTCCAATTACAGCACCCTGACCCCCTCTGCACAGTACCAGGCCCGTCTGACGGCCATGAAAGAAGACAACAAGGACACCAATTTCCTCTACCACCACGAGAAATCCCTGTCCTGGGAAAGCTACACCGTGCAGACCGGCCAGATTGCCGGAGACGCTGTGGACCTCAACACCGAGAACCCCACCACCTACAACTACCTGATCGATGCCTACAACAAATACATCGACATGGGTGTGGATGCCTTCCGGGTGGACACCGTCAAGCACATCTCCCGACTGACCTTCAACAAGGTGTTCAACCCGGCCTTCAAAGCCAGAGGCGGCCAGAACTTCTACATGTTTGGAGAAGTGGCCACCCGCTACCGTCAGGTCTGGAACAGTGGCATTCCTGCAGTGTCCACCCCCTTCTACACCTGGGCTGAAAACAAGAGTTACCCCTGGAGCAGCACCGACCGTACCGTCAATGAAGCTGCCGTCAAGCAGCAATGGGACGACAACCTCAACGTTTCCACCCAGCCCACCAGCAGCAACCACCTGCTGAATGGCAACAGCTACCGTGCAGTCAATTCTGCACTGCGTGGTGGTCTGGATGTGATCGACTTCCCGATGCACTGGAACTTTGCCAATGCCAGAGACGCCTTTGGTGTGGCCACCGGGGGAGACCAGTATTACGCCGATGCCACCTGGAACGTGACTTACGTGGACAGCCACGATTACGCTCCAGACGGTGCCCCTGAGAACCAGCGCTTTTCTCTGGGTCAGGATGTCTGGGCCGAGAACCTCAGCCTGATGTTCACCTTCCGGGGCATCCCCACCCTGTACTATGGTTCTGAAATTGAATTCAAAAAAGGCATGGTCATTGATGTGGGCCCCAACAAACCCCTCGAGCAGACTGGACGGGCTTACTTCGGAAACAACATCACCGGTTCGGTGAGCGTGAGTGGATTCGGCAAGTACAGTGGGGCCACTGGCAACCTGGCCACCACCCTGGAGCACCCCTTGGCCCAGCACATCCGTCAGCTGAACCTGATCAGACGGGCCATCCCTGCGCTGCAAAAAGGCCAGTACAGCCTGGAAGGGGTCTCTGGCGGAGGCATGGCCTTCAAGCGCCGCTTCACCAGCAGCACTGTGGACAGTTTCGCTCTGGTGTCGGTGTCTGGAGATGCCACTTTCACTGGAATTCCCAACGGGACCTACACCGATGCAGTCACTGGAGATGTCAGAACCGTGACGGGTGGCACCCTCTCCATCAATGCAGCAGGCAAAGGCAACCTGAGGGTTTACGTGCTCTCGACCAGCCTCACTCCCGCTCCGGGCAAAGTGGTGGACCGCAGCGGACTGACCTACCTCAAGTAAACCTTCTCAAATCAAACCTTCTCAAATCAAACCTGTTGTCCCTGAAACCCCTCAGATGTCTGAGGGGTTTTTCCTGTGCAGCGCAATGGTGATTCCTGAAATCTGCTCTATCATCTGCTGGGTTTCCAGTTGCAGTTTTTCAATCCACTGCTGGATTTCTGGGGTCATGTTGCTTCTGGCAGAGGGTTTCTCCAGCAGCTGCAGCCACCTCAGGTGGGCCAGCACATCAAAAACCTCCAGGTTCCAGCGGGCATCGGGAACCTGCTGGCAATACAAATCAGTGAATTCCTCTGCCAGCAAAGGCAGGTTGGATTTTTGCAGGATCAGGCGGGTCCAGCCCAGGTCCTCCCGGGGATCGCCGATGCCCCAGTCCCAGTCCAGCACCACCAGCCTCCCTGAAGGCTCTGCCAGCACATTCCAGGGGTGGTAATCCCGGTGCAGCAGGGTTTTCTGAAAAGTTGTCTGCTTGTGCAGTCGCTGCGCAGTCCAGGTCAGGATGGGCTGGTGCAATTTTTGAAAATCATTTTCAAAAATTGTGCATAGGCCCTCGAAAGCGCTTTCAGAATTTTCCTGTGAGATTTCCAGGTTTTCGATTGAGACACTGTGAATTTTCACCAACTGGTCCACAAAACGTTTTGAAGCCAGGGTGTGATCTTCGGGCAGCAAGAGGTCCATCAATGGACGGCCCTCGATCCATTCCATCACCACGGCACTCCCCTCTGGAAGCTGAGATGTGCCCAGCAGCATAGGGGCTGCAATCTGCAGTTCTGGAAGGTGGGTCAGTGCCCAGCTTTCCCGACTGAAATGCCCCTCAAAACCAGCAGGATAGAATTTGAGCACCACTGGGAGTGTTTTTCCAGAGTGCTGGACCAGCAGGCGGTGAATGGGAAAGGCCATGCCACTGGTGAAAGTGCTGGTCTGCAACACCTCAACTTCGGGTCCATACACCTGCCTGAGGTGTTGCAGCAGCATTGCTGGCAGGCCTGACCCTTTGGGGGTCATTGAACCATACCAACCAGATACACCCTGAAAGCCTCAAAAGAAACCCCCAGACCAAACAGGGCCATCAGCCACATCAGGCGAACACCCAGTTTGGGATCGGCCAGTTTGCCACTGCCCAGCAGGTGGGCAGCCACCACGGTCAGCAACTGGCAGACCACATAGCGCAGGTGGGCACCAGAGCGGCCAGAAGGAATCCCATGCCCTGAAGACAGCGTGTAGAAGTGCAGCAACACTGCAGCTCCTGTGAGCAGGTACATGGCGTAAGTGAAGAACATAAAGCTTCTGGGCACCCTGGGGGCACGCAGAAAAAACAGGCTCCAGAGCAACTGAAGCAGAAACAGTCCGGCATTCACCAGCGACAAATTCATGTTCAGGTAATCCAGGGCATCAAGGGCATCTTTGGCATTCATGCTGCTGACCATTATGGCACCTGAACCCTGCTGCGTTGACCATTGGAACCTGGAGAATTCAGAAAAGTCCTTCTGTTGCAAAAAACGCCCACCCAGGCAGCAACCTCCTGTTCTTCTGTCAAAGGTTCTCAGGGGAAACCAAAAGAAGGCGTCCAGAAGTCTGGACGCCTTCATCAGGTGACTGCGGTTTATTTGAGGGCTTTGATGACGGCAGCTGTCAGATCGGTGGATTTTTCATCGGCGTAAACCACCAGACCCGAAGAAGCAGCAACATTTTTGCTCATCACAATCTGGAACCCCTGGGCTTTGGCCACTTTTTTGACGGCATCGTCAATGCTTTTGGCCATGGCATCCAGTTTGGGTTTCACCTGTTTCTGGTATTTCTCAAAAGTGTTGTTGTACTGGGTTTGCAGGTCCTTGTACTGTTTTTCCTGGGCAGCAGTGGGTTTGCTTTTGCCCACCTTGTTTTGCAAATCCACCATTTTCTGGCGGATGGGGTCCAGGGCCTTGCTGGTTTCCTTCTCCAGCTGGCTGATCACCTTGTAGGAAGGATGCTGGGCTTTGACCTTGTCCACATCAACGAAACCAATTTTGGTGGATGCAGTTGCAGCCAGAGCCGGACCTGCCAGCAGCATGGTCAGGGCGAGAAGGGACTTGCGCATTATTTCAGTGCTTTCAGCACAGCAGCGGTCAGGTTGGTGGCCTGCTCGTCGGCGTAAATCACCAGCCCGGTCTTGGCAGCGGCATTGCGGCTCAGCACCACGCTGAAGCCCTGGGCTTTGGCCACACTGGCAATGGCTGAGTTGACATCATTGTCCAGGGGTTCCTGCAGGGCAGAGATCTGGGTTTGCCACTGCTTGCCTTTGTTGTCATAGGTGGTCTTGGCGGTGGCGTAGTCCTGCTTGTCCTTGGCGGTGGCACCAGCTGCCTGGGCTTTGGTGGTCAGTTCGGGCAACTTCAGGGTGTTTTTGAGTTGCTCCATGTCAGCATTTGCTTTTGTGCCAAGTTCAGAGAGGTCTTTGTAGCCAGGGTGAGCAGCAAAAACAGCATCAACATCCACCAGACCAATCTTGGTTGGGGCATTTTGGGCTTTGAATTGAGAGCCGAGCAGGGCCGCAGAAGCAATCGCCGCAACGGCGAACAGTTTAGAACCTTTCATGCTTGTGAGAATACTTGACGGGTGTTTGAGGAACATGAAGTGCAAATGTACTTGAACCCCCCCTCCTTCATCTTTCATGATTGTGTTATACAGGACAGATCAAAGGAGGCGATGCCTGATGCTCGTACGTGATTGGATGACTCCAAATCCCATTGTGATCTCGCCAGACACCCCGGTGCTGGAGGCCCTGAAGTTGCTGGGTGCCCACCATTTCCGCCGGTTGCCCATTGTGAAAGACCACGCCCTGATTGGCATGGTCACCGACAAGGACCTCAAGGATGCCATGCCTTCCAAGGCCACCACATTGTCGGTTTGGGAGCTCAATTACCTGCTCTCCAAATTGACTGTGGATGAAGTGATGGCCTCACCTGTGGTGACGGCTTTTGACCATGAATTCATGGAAGATGCTGCACTGAGGTTGCAGGAGCATAAAATTGGTGGCATGCCCGTGCTGGACAAAGAAGGCAACCTGGTGGGCATGATCACCATCACCGATGTGCTGAGGGCCTTCACGCAGATCATGGGCTTGCAAGAAGGGGGAGAGCGCATCACCATCGATGTTCCAGATGTTCCGGGAAGCCTGAACCGGGCCATTGAAGCCATCAAACCCTCCAACATCATTTCGGTGGCCACTTCTGGCAACCAGTTTCAACGCCGCCGTTTTGTGATCCGTGTGGTGGGGGAGGCCAGCGAAGCGGTGCGGGACCGTCTGACCGCTGCAGGGATTCTGGTTTACGAATAAACCAGTCACCCCTGTTGAAACAACTCACATTTTGGGGGTCCATGTGCGCTTTTGACCTGAGATCCGCAGGTGAAATCCCCCACAAGCCGCCCAAAAAGGGCGGTTTTTGCTTCTTCACATCTGGTTTAACCTTTTTGATCGGGACGAAAAGCCCTTGAGTGGTTTACCTGATCTATAGTACACTCTGTACAACCCAATCAGGAATGCACCGTCAAAGGGGGAAAGAATGCCCGCCAAGATTCGACTATTCGGTCAGGAAGCAACTTACCAGTCTGGTAAGTGGGAATGCGCAGATGTTTCTCTGCAAGCCATGCTGCAGAGTCTGGTTGATCCCCTGGAAGCCCACTCTCAGGAAGCAGACATCAAAAATGCCAGATATGCCATCAGTCGCTATGGTGGCTTGTGGCTTTCTCCAGATCTGCCTCCAGAACCCGAACCTGAGCCTGCTGTTGTTCCAGAAATGGTGGAAGCCAAACCCAGAATGGGTCTGGGCAGCCTTTTCCGGCGACTGGTCAGTCGGGCCTAGCCCCACCCCTCAATTTCTTCTCCTGCATTTCCTGAATGTTCAGCACCCCACCCGGCAGGTGGGGTGTTTTTTGCAGGTTTTGCTGGAGTCCTGAAGCAACACTTTGGGTATGATTTCGGACATGCCTTCCCCTCTGAAAACACACCCTCTGAAAACAGATTCTGATGCTGGATCAGGTCTTCTGAAAGCCAGGAAAAGTCGGGCCAGAAAAGTCCTGCAATCCATGAAAACCCTCTATCCAGCTGCCACAACCGAACTGGAATATGGCAGCCCCTTTCAATTGCTGGTGGCGGTGGTGATGTCTGCGCAGGCCACCGACAAAAGCGTCAACATCGCCACAGAAAAACTGTTTCAGGTGTACCCGGATGCCCTGAGCATGTCTCAGGCCTCTCCAGAAGAAGTGGAATCTTACATGAAAAATGTCAACTTCCACTACAACAAGGCCCGCAATGTGGTGCGCCTGTCCCAGTTGTTGCTGGAACGCCATGAGGGTCAGGTGCCCAATGATTTTGAGGCCATCATTGCTTTGCCGGGTGCAGGCCGAAAAACCGCCAATGTGGTGCTCTCCAACGTGTATGGCATGCCTGCCATTGCCGTGGACACCCATGTGGGCAGGCTGTCCAGAAGGCTTGGGCTTTCAGAGCACATGAACCCCGACAAGGTGGAACAGGACCTCATGCAGGTCTTTCCCAAAAAAGAGTGGATCTTCCTGCACCATTCCATCATTTTGCACGGAAGAAGGGTGTGTTTTGCACGCAAACCCAACTGTCCGGGTTGCCTGATGAACACTTTTTGCCCCAGGATTGGGGTGGAGGAGGTGGCCCCTCAGCCCAGAGCCCACAACCCCTCTGATACAGACCCTCCACCCACGGTGTAAACTGGAACAGATGAATGCTTCTTCGATGCTAGAAACGCTCTACGTCATTCAACAGATGGACCTGGAGCTGGATCGTTTAAAGAGCGACGAAACGCGCATTCCAGGCGATCTCGCCAGCGCACGCAGCGAGCGGGAGGAACTGAACGAGCAGCAGGAGCACTGCCGGACCCGCCAGCAGGAAACCCGCCGGGAAATCCAGTTGAATGAACTGGAACTGGAAGACTACCGCCAGAAACTGGGAAAATCTCGGGAAGAACAGCAGAAAAATGCTTTTGATGCCCGCACCCAGGTGCAATATGAAAACCAGATCCAGCAGCTTTCGGATCGGGTGACCGATCTGGAAGAAGCCCTGGCCCCCCTGTACGAGCGGGCAGAAAAACTCAGGGCGCAGTGGAACGACCTGGAAGAACAGGAAGACAGACTTTCCCCCCGGCTGGTGGAACTGGAAGCCATGGATGAAAACCGCATTCAGGCCCTCCGGGACGAGCATTCTGAGAAGCTGGCCAAACGCAATGAGCTGATCAAGACCATCGATGCCCGCCAGGTCAAGGAATACGAAATGATTCGCAAGGCCCGCAAGGGGCTGGCTGTGGTGGCCATTCAGAACAGCCGTTGCAGCGGATGCAACATGCAATTGCCTGTCACCATCCAGCAGCAGGCCAAAGCCAGAAAAATACCGGCGGTCAAATGCACGTCCTGTGGGCGCATTCTGGTGCACCTCTGACACCCCATGCAAATCCGACTTGCCAACCGCAAAGACAGCCTGAAACTCACCGAGTTGTGCCTGGCCTGGGAAGGTGCTCCAGCCGTTCACAACCCTGAATTGCTGGAAGAATTGTGGTTTCAGACCCTCACCGACGATGACAGCAGCGTGTACATTGCCCAGCAAGACGGTGCTGCTTCAGACAGCCCACTGCTGGGTTTTGTGCATGTGACCTACCAGGCCCGGCCTGCCCGTCTGGGCTGGCGGGCCACCATTGAAGAACTGCACACCCAGTCAGGAGCTCCAGAGGTTTACCCGGCTTTGCTGGAAGCTGTGGTGGCAGAGTGCCGACGCCGTGGAGATGTGATTGCCCTGTACCTGATCACCCAGCCAGACCTGGAGCCCGGCCTCAGTTCCCACCAGGTCTATCAGGATCTGGGTTTCCGCAAACGCGGACGGGATGTGTTGATCTGGACTGGAGAGCTTTGACACCTGAGTCTCTGCTGATGGACCATCTGGACAGATCTGAGAAGCTATGTAGAATGATCGTGGAGGCACAACACATGAAAAAAACCACTCTCATTCTCGGGGCAGGGCTTCTTCTCGGCAT
This window contains:
- a CDS encoding alpha-amylase family glycosyl hydrolase — its product is VKTPDLTGRTADGWYDGNTGTWVSAPALPTGALVNPTGATGTATTGQVALSWTAPADCRVSGIKVYRKTSAETNYTLQTTLGATANTYTSTGLTGGTTYNFKISSTDGTTESTGVVVTSTPPACTTGPVGNPSALTGTAGPGSISLSWTASADCQVTGYKVYRKLSSETNYTLVTQTPLDKTATGFTVSGLTAGSTYNFKVVAVNSAGTESSGITASGVPLQQAARTDFREESIYFVMTTRFNDGDTSNNVACWDDGTAGNVGDPCWRGDFKGLIDKLDYIKALGFSAIWITPVVKNISGYDYHGYHASNFKEVDPRYLSQGISYQTLIDAVHAKGMKIVQDVVFNHTGNFGEENLYPLFKKDPTKADTAANLLNIAPVGLLPSNYSTLTPSAQYQARLTAMKEDNKDTNFLYHHEKSLSWESYTVQTGQIAGDAVDLNTENPTTYNYLIDAYNKYIDMGVDAFRVDTVKHISRLTFNKVFNPAFKARGGQNFYMFGEVATRYRQVWNSGIPAVSTPFYTWAENKSYPWSSTDRTVNEAAVKQQWDDNLNVSTQPTSSNHLLNGNSYRAVNSALRGGLDVIDFPMHWNFANARDAFGVATGGDQYYADATWNVTYVDSHDYAPDGAPENQRFSLGQDVWAENLSLMFTFRGIPTLYYGSEIEFKKGMVIDVGPNKPLEQTGRAYFGNNITGSVSVSGFGKYSGATGNLATTLEHPLAQHIRQLNLIRRAIPALQKGQYSLEGVSGGGMAFKRRFTSSTVDSFALVSVSGDATFTGIPNGTYTDAVTGDVRTVTGGTLSINAAGKGNLRVYVLSTSLTPAPGKVVDRSGLTYLK
- a CDS encoding phosphotransferase family protein; its protein translation is MTPKGSGLPAMLLQHLRQVYGPEVEVLQTSTFTSGMAFPIHRLLVQHSGKTLPVVLKFYPAGFEGHFSRESWALTHLPELQIAAPMLLGTSQLPEGSAVVMEWIEGRPLMDLLLPEDHTLASKRFVDQLVKIHSVSIENLEISQENSESAFEGLCTIFENDFQKLHQPILTWTAQRLHKQTTFQKTLLHRDYHPWNVLAEPSGRLVVLDWDWGIGDPREDLGWTRLILQKSNLPLLAEEFTDLYCQQVPDARWNLEVFDVLAHLRWLQLLEKPSARSNMTPEIQQWIEKLQLETQQMIEQISGITIALHRKNPSDI
- a CDS encoding OmpH family outer membrane protein — its product is MRKSLLALTMLLAGPALAATASTKIGFVDVDKVKAQHPSYKVISQLEKETSKALDPIRQKMVDLQNKVGKSKPTAAQEKQYKDLQTQYNNTFEKYQKQVKPKLDAMAKSIDDAVKKVAKAQGFQIVMSKNVAASSGLVVYADEKSTDLTAAVIKALK
- a CDS encoding OmpH family outer membrane protein, which produces MKGSKLFAVAAIASAALLGSQFKAQNAPTKIGLVDVDAVFAAHPGYKDLSELGTKANADMEQLKNTLKLPELTTKAQAAGATAKDKQDYATAKTTYDNKGKQWQTQISALQEPLDNDVNSAIASVAKAQGFSVVLSRNAAAKTGLVIYADEQATNLTAAVLKALK
- a CDS encoding CBS domain-containing protein yields the protein MLVRDWMTPNPIVISPDTPVLEALKLLGAHHFRRLPIVKDHALIGMVTDKDLKDAMPSKATTLSVWELNYLLSKLTVDEVMASPVVTAFDHEFMEDAALRLQEHKIGGMPVLDKEGNLVGMITITDVLRAFTQIMGLQEGGERITIDVPDVPGSLNRAIEAIKPSNIISVATSGNQFQRRRFVIRVVGEASEAVRDRLTAAGILVYE
- the nth gene encoding endonuclease III; its protein translation is MPSPLKTHPLKTDSDAGSGLLKARKSRARKVLQSMKTLYPAATTELEYGSPFQLLVAVVMSAQATDKSVNIATEKLFQVYPDALSMSQASPEEVESYMKNVNFHYNKARNVVRLSQLLLERHEGQVPNDFEAIIALPGAGRKTANVVLSNVYGMPAIAVDTHVGRLSRRLGLSEHMNPDKVEQDLMQVFPKKEWIFLHHSIILHGRRVCFARKPNCPGCLMNTFCPRIGVEEVAPQPRAHNPSDTDPPPTV
- a CDS encoding zinc ribbon domain-containing protein — its product is MNASSMLETLYVIQQMDLELDRLKSDETRIPGDLASARSEREELNEQQEHCRTRQQETRREIQLNELELEDYRQKLGKSREEQQKNAFDARTQVQYENQIQQLSDRVTDLEEALAPLYERAEKLRAQWNDLEEQEDRLSPRLVELEAMDENRIQALRDEHSEKLAKRNELIKTIDARQVKEYEMIRKARKGLAVVAIQNSRCSGCNMQLPVTIQQQAKARKIPAVKCTSCGRILVHL
- a CDS encoding GNAT family N-acetyltransferase, giving the protein MQIRLANRKDSLKLTELCLAWEGAPAVHNPELLEELWFQTLTDDDSSVYIAQQDGAASDSPLLGFVHVTYQARPARLGWRATIEELHTQSGAPEVYPALLEAVVAECRRRGDVIALYLITQPDLEPGLSSHQVYQDLGFRKRGRDVLIWTGEL